The Periplaneta americana isolate PAMFEO1 chromosome 10, P.americana_PAMFEO1_priV1, whole genome shotgun sequence genomic interval tcttatcgtttatcgttgctccaacatgTACGTATCCTAGTGATAGATAGTGATGCGGATTAGGCCTACTGCTGTTCAGTCTATCTTCCAAAGCGGTTCTGAGTTTGCTGGCGAATAAAACTAGCTAGATTGAAAGTGTGTCAGCCATGTAGAATGATCAGACGAAAACAGGATGACAACTAACTGCGACTACAAAGCATTTTATTTACAGCACTAGATTTGCAAAGTAAAGATATTGAATTGTAGTATAATTTACACAAACATTTTCCTATTCGTGTGTACGGACTGAGTAACAGAGCAATTTTAcagagataattatttatttgatctCAATCAGCCAAAATAAGCCTTAGCATTTCTTGTTTGGAATCAAAACCAAGCTTCATAGTTGTAAGTCCTTTATGGGACTCAGGAGGAAGAAATTTTGCAGAGTTAAATAGGGTGACTGTGGTGGTCATTCCGTGTCACCTAGAGTAcgaaatgttatttaaatttggCTTCATACTGTTGGCAATATACATAGTCTTGCGACGCTTCCACGTTAGCATATAAAACCGCATGCTCGTCTAATTCTCACATTTGCCTTAAAACTTCTCAAAGcgtattttaaacaaattactgtaCTCATATACTTCACCATTAAAATTATGGTTGATTTCTTCCGTAATTTTAAGGAACTTTGGTCTTTGCGGTTTAATTTAAGGAACGAAAATGATTGAAGATACCAAAAAGAAGGGAAAAGGCCAGTCGTACTCCAGCTCTCTGGTGTTGGTTCCGGAATGTATCAGTCATACCTAAAATGTATCATAGTTGTCATTGGTAACTGCAATAACATTGTATTCACCTCTTGCTTTGCTGTCGAAAGCAACTAAAAGTGTAACATTTGGACAGCTGGCTCAAGGATCACAGGAGGCGAGGAGGCAGCGCTCCACCAGTTCCCGTACCAGGCCGCCGTGCTTGTCCATACCCCCGACGGCACGGGATTCTGCGGTGGCTCCCTCCTTTCCCCCGAATGGGTATTGACCGCCGCTCACTGCGCAGATCCGTGAGTACATAGCAAATTCATCAGTATTTACGATCACGTATTCActgaattttttaagaaattattttgGTTTAACAGCATTGCTTCTAACAGGACAAACAACTCTTTCCAAGCCTATCTTTTTTAACAGATATAAAGTTTAGAGATTTGTATGTGTGTTAACGCAGAGCCGATAGCTTCACTGTGATCCTGGGGGCGCATCGCGTTATGGAAACAGAAGACACGCAGGTGCGTTTTGACGTGACTGAGAAGCACGTGCATCCCGCATGGGATCCCCTGCGCATTAGCAACGACGTCGCGTTGCTGCGCCTGCCCTCTAGCGTCCAACTGTCGCAACATATCCAGACGCTGCGCCTACCAACGCTCTCGCAGAAGGACGAAACATTCGCTGACGTGATGGCCGTCGCCAGTGGCTGGGGAAGAGATTCCGACAGTACGTATGAATTACATTTAACATGCATTCAGGTCTGAAGAATATCAGCATTCCATTCCTTAGTCACTGCAGCAGTTTTGCCAGATTGCCTAGTGGCAGAAAGTAAAATAAgtgttaattttctttttaacttttaagaaaaatgttgattttattaaaatctgCAGAAGCAGACATCATTCCTTATGGCATTCTCTAGTggtaagagtaaaaatcagattCGTATGAATAGTAGTTATCGAGTAAATCAGTGTtaacattttgataattttctttctgagaaaattattaattttagggACAAATatgttattagaatttttttgttgtactctattcaaggaataagctattaaaaGCTACACATTTATATTAATCTACTTCCATACTGTATGCATTATAATATATGAAATTGTTGAGAAGCTACCGCTCAttgatataaagaaataaaagaacagCAATATTTTACCCTGCTGAAGACGAACTTCCCTTAATCGCAGAAATTCAGCCTTCTGGATTGGCCTGATTTTTGCGCAAGTGTagtgttataccacagtctatcatagtatatacagtcacgaatcttgagtttacgagagtactaggaacaatagactgtgcaggtactatttcgaagTGCCTGTAATGTGACGATAGTAGCGAcactagtgattagcaactatctttggatgcatatttactatgtattgagcttcgtgactgtatatactagaccgtggtTATACCTACCCTCTTTCCGTAGAACGCGAATAGCTGCGAATTCTCGTCTTGCTTTCTTCGTAGATTCCGAATCCATCAGTCCCGTGCTGCGCTGGGTGAGGACCCCTATCACCACCAACTACATGTGTGGGGTGCTGTACTTCGGAGCAATCAACGACGGTCACATTTGCGTGTCCGGCACCGGAGGCAAGAGCACCTGCAACGTGAGTATATTTCAGCTCCAAACCTATGGTCTGCACTAAAATAACTGGGAGAAAGTGTCGGTTGGGTGTGGTGGTAGTCCTCCTTTCCTAGCAGAACACTGTCAGAAGGAAGTGGGGAGGAGTGGGAGTTTTGTAaaattatgatataaaatatagTTTCCTAAAACTAACGTATAGTTTGGAATGGTAACATTTATTTGGTTTCACGCGTGTAgctttaatgaaatgaaataaattaaaatagtggTACTTGAGAATTATAATGTCATATTGGAATAATGTAATACTTAAATACTAGAAAGCAAAGTAACCTATATTTTTCAGTCAGGTAGTAAATAGCGCGAGAGCCAAATCTTTCTAAGTGATCGTATTcttgcattaggcctatatgtaatctAAAATAACACTATTGTATGCTAccatgaaaattaataactttcagAAGGTGAACCACAGTTAAATGTCTATAATTTCGTTTATATTTTTGCATCGGTTGAATTTCaataatatgttttctataatataatttcaaggaatcTCTTGGAACGATAATTTGTATCCAAGTGAGGAATTATTAGAAACCTGGCGGTGTCATTCGGCGGTGGTGAGGTGTTGCAGTTGTTATCGTCAACAATATTATTGCACTTAATCAAAAGAGAACTCATTAGCAATAACATTACCTTCATCCGACCTCGTGTCCCAGTTAATGGGCGTTAGGTGGTAAATATCAGCATTCAAGTTTCTCGATCATTACACACATGATTTTTCATTGCTTCCATCCATAGCTTTTCTCTCCTATCCTTGTTTCACCTGAACTTTCCATCTTATCCCAGGTCTTCTGAGAGTTCTCCgccaattaaatttttatgtcaGTGCTTTCTTTGGTAAATCATTCATCCTCCATCATCATAATATGTCGAaatcacctattttttttttacctttcagCATATCTTGCAATTTTCCAGTTcacaaaatatttcttctttttctcatttattttgtaaCTCTTCTTGGTTTCTGCACTATGATGCGAAGGAACCTTATCTCTGATGCATGAATTCTGTTTCGATTTTTCTTTAACATTGCCCATGCTTCCAAATCATATGACAAAGCTAGCTTAAAATGTGacttacacagggtgattcacgaggaaaggtaaaaaatttaagatgtgaattctgaagtcattctgagtcaagaagttcatatgaatataggtccgctttcgaacggttacggagatatggctctttgatttcacaaaaacttctaagattccattttactaactcgtatttagagacggataacggacaaatttaaagtttatattcatgtatgcatatATACCTAacattctagacgtcggggtcgatgttttcgcacattttcaaaggtacctccttctgcttcaatgcactgttacgctcgggcgtgaatcgcgctcatcgcgcgGGTGAGTTCCACGTAACTGTtctctatgccgcatccaaaatacagtCGATTagtgcctctctcgtttcccccttccttcgctataccaagtctttcatccaaacCCATacacagtaagtactcttcgatgtggtacccttctgttcggaaagcgtcgttcattttcagcgacggcacgcaaggaacttccatcacacacaccataaacatacacaatatcggcgtattctgtagtcgaaaatttataaggcagcTTGAAAAACACAAATTAACAATTCCGATAACTGTACTTGCATAACTCCTGAATTGTAGGTAActgactggactgctgtgaattgatgatagtgtaggctatttgtgttatctgcgggttctgtgtcattatatcagacaagggcaggcaaTTAGACAtctgtaatgccccaccacccggtttcttccacttatctacatcgttcacaatgcagattccaatgtcaCGTCATTCATTGTGACCTTAATCTTGTCTCACgcctcgtctcacgtcagcagcatatggtaacgtctgattcacattgggacgagacgttttaccaaaaaaaatgcatctagctccaccatcgttcgaaaatggacctatgttcatatgaactttttcactcaaaatggcctaagatatcgtatcctaaatgtttacctttcctcgtgaatcactctgtatagagtACATAATTTTCTTGCAGTTTACATGTATACCTAATGTCAAGATTAAAACGACTAGTATGTTACATATTGTCGTGCAAAAAGAGACGGCAAATAATTAGCACTAATtcatgacagttttttttttaagtaatggaATTGTTTGCTTTCAGGGTGATAGCGGCGGACCGCTTGTGGTTGAGGACGCTGAAGGGCGTCCGACACAAGTCGGGGTGGTGTCTTTCGGCATCTCTTTTGGCTGCGAGATCGGTTGGCCCGCAGCCTTCGCCAGGGTCACTTACTACCTGGACTGGATCTTGTCCACCACCGGCATTGCCCCCAGGGCGTAGACCACGTCGTTATTGTAGTccaaatagaatataatagtgtAGTAAATATATGGTGTAGGGGATACGTTGAACTGTCTTTACTTAAAAGTCATTTGGGCTTTCTCCTGTAGTCCTGTCTTTActccttcttctcttcttttcctcctatttgtcatcatcattatcatcatcatggacACCAGTGAGCTTTACTTAAGTTTAGGAAATACTCgaataaatgttttgttataaggtaggtgtccctgatatggccatgctaaggtttgagaatttttctagccgccattttgaaaaaatgtaaaacacttttttcttactcgttctcagtctaatggactttcttaaaacaatttcctttccccataaaaatagctttaattgtccaaaaagtcccaaattccaaaagtctacctagtggccatatcaggaacatgtgcacatgatatggccacccttgttccatgttctacaaatcgtgattgttttcggtttgatagcgcagttgtgttaaaattaaataattttggtgtaaaatgaataaaaatgacacttaataatcttttttataattcaaaagtgtagtcaaaacaggttttttcataaaaattaaattgttttttttttaatacaaaatttttgcttaatcccagctataaggcatgtaaatttgtcaggtgaaaaaataaaagtgacatgaacttgatatggctatggtgcatttgatatggtcatggtgcatttgatatggccatatcaggagcaggtaagctttcacgaaaatcgtttgattatgaacaactcgtaaaagatacgccatcaactacaacaccaatcaacagaacattaaaagctgaatggagtacgatggtttttatgaaacaagtctttgaaaaacatgcatataacaaaggagacttaccagagaaaaataagaagaggtcacatgaaaaccgcaaaacaggcaactgacgacatattgctcaacctgactggatggaaaacgatcaagtgacataccaggatgccctttcactggatgctgctgcaatttagcggattttttggttaactaattcacaataggggggtggccatatcaggaacaagGCCATGACAGGAGCACTCACCTTATTTACGCACTGACTTATCATATATTATCatagattaaaaatatttatattacatattttacatatttgtaCGCCATGCATTGTGGTTCCCTAaaaccacggcatggcgcgtcctcaggttgcggatagaggagactgcctccagatatggagggtagctccgaatatattgaataagcagtcgtggacagccgataaggggttgCCTCTAGCTTGGGGGTTTTGCGAAGGGCTAAcagcccatcaccgtaaaaaacagcttgttacggaacctaacagtaagcctcggaatgggactgattctccggcacgaccacagcaaaggaaaaaggttataagatttggtacatggaacgtaactagtctttatagaacaggtggggtaacattagtagcaaaagaactagctagatatagaatagacttcgtgggagtacaagaggttaggttagatgggaatggcatatcacaaataggcgattacttactgtattatggggaaggaaacgatgataaaaaattaggaacaggattctttgtacataaaagaataaaatcagcagtaaaaaaggtcgaatttatcagtgacaggttatcgtatttagtacttaagggtagatggtgcgatatcgtagttataaatgctcacgcccctacagaagagaaagacgaccatataaaggatagcttctatgaggaattggaacacacttttgatcagttacctagatatcacatgaaagttttattgggggatttcaatgctaaaataggacgagaggatatttttaaaccaacaattggaaaagagagcctacacataagtagtaat includes:
- the LOC138708087 gene encoding brachyurin-like, yielding MPLLTVLLLVSATTAEVAVDWSNLLSLEPQLPNIPLPKVLPNAGSRITGGEEAALHQFPYQAAVLVHTPDGTGFCGGSLLSPEWVLTAAHCADPADSFTVILGAHRVMETEDTQVRFDVTEKHVHPAWDPLRISNDVALLRLPSSVQLSQHIQTLRLPTLSQKDETFADVMAVASGWGRDSDNSESISPVLRWVRTPITTNYMCGVLYFGAINDGHICVSGTGGKSTCNGDSGGPLVVEDAEGRPTQVGVVSFGISFGCEIGWPAAFARVTYYLDWILSTTGIAPRA